Below is a window of Demequina muriae DNA.
CCTGTCAGCGTTCGCCGCGGTGATGACCCCTTCCACGGCAGCAGGCACCAGGACGTCGACATCAAGCGTCACGAGACTGGCGGGGTCGATCTGCTCGGCCCCGTCGAAGTCCGCCACGCTCCCCGTCTCGTCGGCGTGCGCGCCCAGCCGCTGGACGTCCAGGCCCTCGTCGGACCACACGGCGCCGTCCACGTCGCTGATGGCCTGCACCCGCACGCCCGCGTCGGCGAGGAACCGGGCCGCCCCGCGCCCCACCTTGCCGAATCCTTGGATGGCGGCCGTCGCGCCCTCGGGGTCGATGCCGCGCAGCGACATCGCCATGAGCGCGATGTGCGCGACCCCGCGTGACGTGGCGGTGGCCCGGCCCAGTGACCCGCCAAGGCTGATGGGCTTGCCGGTCACCACGCCGGGGACGGTGTGTCCCACGGAGGCGGAGTAGGTGTCCATGATCCACGCCATGGTCTGCTCGTCCGTGCCGACGTCGGGCGCTGGGATGTCGATCTCTGGCCCGATGATCGGCAGGATCTCGGACGTGTAGCGACGCGTGACGCGCTCGAGCTCGGCCTGGGAGTGGTCGCGCGGCTCGATGGCCACGCCGCCCTTCGCGCCGCCGTAGGGAAGGTTCACGAGAGCGCACTTCCACGTCATCCACATCGCGAGTGCGCGCACCTCGTCGAGGTCGACCGCGGTCGAGAACCGCAGGCCGCCCTTGGCGGGGCCGCGGGAGAAGTTGTGCTGCACCCGGAAGCCCTCGTACACGGCGGTGCTGCCGTCGTCCCTGCGCAGGGGGACCGACACCGCCATCTCGCGGCGACTGGTGGCCAGCATCCGGTGCACTCCGGCTTCGCACCCGAGATGTGCGACGGCCTCCGCCAGTTGCGCCTTCGCGTCGACGAGCGGTCCGTGGTTGGTGTCTGTGGGCGTCATTGCCACCTCCTGAGGCTTGGCTCCCACGCTATCCCGGGGTGCGGCTCGAGGACGTCAGGCGCCCAGCGACATGGTCGCTAGAACAGTGCCTCGTCGCCCTCGCGCGGCGGGGCGGATGCGGGGGCCACGGGCGGCTGGGGAGCCTCGGGGCGGCTCCGGCGTTCGGGGGCGCCCTGCGCTGCGGGCGTGCCGGCGGAGGTGGCCGATGCGGGCTCAGCTGAGGGAGTCAGGTCGAGCGGCACAGCGGTGTCGTCTGCATGAGCAGCCAGCGCCACGGGCCACTCGGGCCGCGGCAGGTCATCCGTGCGGCCCCGCGACTTGAGCCACGCGGCGAAGCCCACCGCCCAGTCGCGGTGCGCCGACTTCTGCTGATCGTGCAGCGCGTCGAGGTCGACCTCGCGGATGGTCGGGTAGGCGGCGGCCAGCGCGTGCACGAGGTCCAGCGTCGCGAGCACGTCGGCGTCCGCGGCGTGAAGGTCGTCAGCGACGACCGGCACCGCGTACAGCGTGCACAGGTCGATGAGCTTGCGCTTGCCCTTGCGGAAGCGGTCCAGGTGGCGGTCGAGAACGTACGGATCGACGATGGGCCGTACGCCCGCGGGCACACGCGAGGCGAGCGACGGCAGATCGTGACGGGCGAGTTCGGCCTCGAGGATCGAAAGGTCGTACTGGACGTTGAAGCCCACCACGGGCACCCCGGCGACCAGCGCCTCGGCGAGCGCCGTCGCGATCTCCTCGAGCGCATCGGCCGGCTGGACGCCTTCCGCGCGTGCGCGCTCGGTGGTGATGCCGTGGACCTCGGTGGCGCGCTCGGGGATCTCGACGCCCGGATCGATGAGCCAGTCCCGCGCGCTGACCTCGTCGCCCGTCCGCGTGATGATCGCGGCGGACACGATGCGGTCCCGTTCGGTCGAGATGCCGGTGGTCTCGGTGTCGAATCCCACCATGGTCGCGTCTATCCAGCTCATGCCCACACTCTCCCACGCTCGACTGACACCAGGGGCCGATAGGCTGGTCCGGTGAGCAACGAGATCGAAATCGGACGCGGCAAGCGTGGACGCCGCGCGTACTCCTTCGACGACATCGCGGTGGTGCCGTCGCGGCGCACGCGCGACCCCAGGCAGGTGAGCCTGAGCTGGCAGATCGACGCGTTCCAGTTCGACATCCCCGTGATCGCGGCGCCCATGGACTCCGTGACGAGCCCGGCGACCGCCATCCAGCTGGGCAAGCTGGGTGGATTGGGAGTGCTCGACCTCGAGGGGCTGTGGACGCGCTACGAGGATCCCGAGCCGCTGCTCAAGCAGATCGCGGGCTACGAGCCTGCCGATGCCACCGCCCGTCTCCAGGAGATCTACAGTGAGCCCATCAAGGACGAGCTCATCACCGCGCGACTCCAGGAGATCCGTGCGGCCGGCGTCCCCGTGGCCGGAGCCCTGAGCCCGCAGCGCACGCAGGAGCACTACGAGACCGTGCTCAAGGCGGGCGTGGACCTGTTCGTGATCCGCGGCACCACGGTGAGCGCCGAGCACGTCTCGAGCGACGCCGAGCCCCTCAACCTCAAGAAGTTCATCTACGACCTCGATGTGCCGGTCATCGTGGGCGGAGCGGCGACGTACCAGGCAGCGCTGCACCTGATGCGCACGGGAGCGGCGGGCGTGCTCGTGGGCTTCGGCGGCGGGTCGGCGCAGCGCACGCGCACCACGCTGGGCATCCATGCTCCGCTGGCGACCGCGGTGTCCGACGTCGCGGCCGCGCGGCGCGACTATCTCGATGAGTCCGGCGGGCGATACGTCCACGTGATCGCGGACGGCGGGCTGGGCCGCTCCGGCGACCTGGTCAAGGCGTTCGCGTGCGGGGCCGATGCGGTGATGATCGGAGCGGCGCTCGCGCGGTCGTCCGACGCGCCCGGCGGCGGCTTCCACTGGGGCCAGGAGGCGTACCACGACGAGCTTCCCCGCGGAGAGCGCGTCGAGGTCGGCACGGCCGGCACCCTGGAGGAGATCCTCAACGGACCCGGCCACCGTGCCGACGGCACCACCAACATCATGGGCGCGCTGCGACGCTCGATGGCGACCACGGGCTACTCGGATCTCAAGGAGTTCCAGCGCGTCGACATCGTCGTGTCTCCGTACCACCCGGCTTGAGCGCGGGCGGCACGCATGATCGAAATCATGAGCCCCGCGGAGGTCGCTCGCGCGCGCGACACGGGCACGCTGGTGGGCACCATCCTGCAGGAGATGAAGAGCCGCGCCACGGTCGGCACCAACCTGCTGGACATCGACCGCTGGACCCAACAGATGATCGCCGAAGCCGGAGCGCTGTCCTGCTATGTGGATTACGCCCCGTCCTTCGGCAACGGGCCCTTCGGCCACTACATCTGCACCGGCGTCAACGACGCCGTGCTGCACGCCCGGCCGCGCGACTACGCGCTCGCGGACGGCGATAAGGTCACTCTGGACCTCGCCGTGTCGCTCCGTGGCGTCGCGGCCGATGCGGCGATCAGCTTCGTCGTGGGCGACACCCGGCCGCCCGACACGCTCGCGATGATCGAGACCACCCGGCGGGCCCTGGCCGCCGGCATCGCGGCCGCACGGCCGGGCGCGCGCATTGGCGATCTGTCGCACGCGATCGGCACGGTGCTGAGCCAGGCGGGCTATCCCATCAACACCGACTTCGGCGGGCACGGCATCGGGTCCACCATGCACCAGGATCCGCACGTGCCGAACATGGGTCGCGCGGGCCGTGGGTACAAGCTGCGTCCCGGGCTGATGCTGGCCCTCGAGCCGTGGGTGATGGCCGACACCGACGAGTTGGTGGTCGACGACGACGGCTGGACCCTGCGGTCCGCGACCGGGTGCATGACCGCTCACACGGAGCACACCATCGTGATCACGGCGGATGGTGCCGATATCCTCACCGTGGCTCGTTAGCGCGCGCCGCTCGGGACCCGCTGCACCACCCTTCACCCAGGAGAGCACTCATGTCACGTACGACCGCACCGTTCCGGATCGGCTTCGGCGCCATCCCTGCCCTCACGCTGGCGTCGGCGCTCACGCTGACCGGCTGCGGCGCCGCGACCGACGACGACGCCACCCCGACGCCCACGGCCGAACAGACGGCGAGCGCCGCCGTGGACGAGGCGCCGGCAGAGCAGGACGACGACGCCGAGCAGGACGACGACGAGGTCGACGCCCCCGCGTCGAACGACGCGCTCCAGGATTACGTTGACCTGGAGCTCTCCCAGCTCGACGCGATGGGCGACTCTCT
It encodes the following:
- a CDS encoding GuaB3 family IMP dehydrogenase-related protein, which produces MSNEIEIGRGKRGRRAYSFDDIAVVPSRRTRDPRQVSLSWQIDAFQFDIPVIAAPMDSVTSPATAIQLGKLGGLGVLDLEGLWTRYEDPEPLLKQIAGYEPADATARLQEIYSEPIKDELITARLQEIRAAGVPVAGALSPQRTQEHYETVLKAGVDLFVIRGTTVSAEHVSSDAEPLNLKKFIYDLDVPVIVGGAATYQAALHLMRTGAAGVLVGFGGGSAQRTRTTLGIHAPLATAVSDVAAARRDYLDESGGRYVHVIADGGLGRSGDLVKAFACGADAVMIGAALARSSDAPGGGFHWGQEAYHDELPRGERVEVGTAGTLEEILNGPGHRADGTTNIMGALRRSMATTGYSDLKEFQRVDIVVSPYHPA
- the map gene encoding type I methionyl aminopeptidase codes for the protein MIEIMSPAEVARARDTGTLVGTILQEMKSRATVGTNLLDIDRWTQQMIAEAGALSCYVDYAPSFGNGPFGHYICTGVNDAVLHARPRDYALADGDKVTLDLAVSLRGVAADAAISFVVGDTRPPDTLAMIETTRRALAAGIAAARPGARIGDLSHAIGTVLSQAGYPINTDFGGHGIGSTMHQDPHVPNMGRAGRGYKLRPGLMLALEPWVMADTDELVVDDDGWTLRSATGCMTAHTEHTIVITADGADILTVAR
- a CDS encoding exonuclease domain-containing protein — its product is MSWIDATMVGFDTETTGISTERDRIVSAAIITRTGDEVSARDWLIDPGVEIPERATEVHGITTERARAEGVQPADALEEIATALAEALVAGVPVVGFNVQYDLSILEAELARHDLPSLASRVPAGVRPIVDPYVLDRHLDRFRKGKRKLIDLCTLYAVPVVADDLHAADADVLATLDLVHALAAAYPTIREVDLDALHDQQKSAHRDWAVGFAAWLKSRGRTDDLPRPEWPVALAAHADDTAVPLDLTPSAEPASATSAGTPAAQGAPERRSRPEAPQPPVAPASAPPREGDEALF
- a CDS encoding Glu/Leu/Phe/Val family dehydrogenase — its product is MTPTDTNHGPLVDAKAQLAEAVAHLGCEAGVHRMLATSRREMAVSVPLRRDDGSTAVYEGFRVQHNFSRGPAKGGLRFSTAVDLDEVRALAMWMTWKCALVNLPYGGAKGGVAIEPRDHSQAELERVTRRYTSEILPIIGPEIDIPAPDVGTDEQTMAWIMDTYSASVGHTVPGVVTGKPISLGGSLGRATATSRGVAHIALMAMSLRGIDPEGATAAIQGFGKVGRGAARFLADAGVRVQAISDVDGAVWSDEGLDVQRLGAHADETGSVADFDGAEQIDPASLVTLDVDVLVPAAVEGVITAANADRVRASIIVEGANGPTTAGADAILAETDVLIVPDILANAGGVIVSYFEWAQANQAYQWTERQVKDRLEERLTRAWHDVVEYSGVHHMSYRQAATALAVRRVIEAHELRGLYP